A window of the Streptomyces sp. JB150 genome harbors these coding sequences:
- the prfA gene encoding peptide chain release factor 1 produces MFEAVEELVAEHADLEKKLADPSVHADQANARKLNKRYAELTPIVATYRSWKQTGDDVDTAREFAADDPDFAAEVKELEKQREELTEKLRLLLVPRDPSDDKDVILEIKAGAGGDESALFAGDLLRMYLRYAERVGWKTEIIDATESELGGYKDVQVAIKARGQIEPGQGVWARMKYEGGVHRVQRVPATESQGRIHTSAAGVLVTPEAEEVDVEINPNDLRIDVYRSSGPGGQSVNTTDSAVRITHIPTGVVASCQNEKSQLQNKEQALRILRSRLLAMAQEEAEREAADARRSQVRTVDRSEKIRTYNFPENRISDHRVGFKAYNLDQVLDGDLDAVIQACVDADSAAKLAAA; encoded by the coding sequence ATGTTCGAGGCCGTCGAGGAGCTCGTCGCCGAGCACGCCGACCTGGAGAAGAAGCTCGCGGACCCGTCGGTCCACGCCGACCAGGCCAACGCGCGCAAGCTCAACAAGCGCTACGCCGAGCTGACCCCGATCGTCGCCACGTACCGCTCCTGGAAGCAGACCGGCGACGACGTCGACACCGCCCGTGAGTTCGCCGCCGACGACCCCGACTTCGCCGCCGAGGTCAAGGAGCTGGAGAAGCAGCGCGAGGAGCTGACCGAGAAGCTGCGGCTGCTGCTCGTCCCGCGCGACCCCAGCGACGACAAGGACGTCATCCTGGAGATCAAGGCCGGCGCGGGCGGCGACGAGTCCGCGCTGTTCGCCGGCGACCTGCTGCGCATGTACCTGCGCTACGCCGAGCGCGTCGGCTGGAAGACCGAGATCATCGACGCCACCGAGTCCGAGCTGGGCGGCTACAAGGACGTCCAGGTCGCCATCAAGGCCCGCGGACAGATCGAGCCCGGCCAGGGCGTGTGGGCGCGGATGAAGTACGAGGGCGGCGTGCACCGGGTGCAGCGCGTGCCCGCGACCGAGTCCCAGGGCCGTATCCACACCTCCGCGGCCGGTGTCCTCGTGACCCCGGAGGCCGAGGAGGTCGACGTCGAGATCAACCCGAACGACCTGCGCATCGACGTCTACCGCTCCTCCGGACCGGGCGGCCAGTCGGTCAACACCACCGACTCCGCCGTGCGCATCACGCACATCCCGACCGGGGTCGTCGCCTCCTGCCAGAACGAGAAGAGCCAGCTCCAGAACAAGGAGCAGGCACTGCGTATCCTGCGCTCCAGGCTGCTCGCCATGGCACAGGAGGAGGCGGAGCGGGAGGCCGCGGACGCCCGCCGCAGCCAGGTCCGCACCGTCGACCGCTCCGAGAAGATCCGCACCTACAACTTCCCGGAGAACCGCATCTCGGACCACCGCGTCGGCTTCAAGGCGTACAACCTCGACCAGGTCCTGGACGGCGACCTCGACGCGGTGATCCAGGCCTGTGTCGACGCGGACTCGGCCGCCAAGCTCGCAGCCGCGTAA
- a CDS encoding protein-tyrosine-phosphatase, which translates to MTAPEAGRGIGSGEETTTFGFPRDTFRILHVSTGNVCRSPITERLTRHFVSQRLGVLGGGLIVESAGTWGHEGAPMEANAETVLAEFGADASGFVGRELLDEHVIMADLVLTATRDHRAQVISMGHSAGLRTFTLKEFTRLVKAIDPATLPPLEDGVVMRARALVRAAAALRGWLLAPTAEADEVYDPYGAPLTFFRSVGDEIHQALDPVVTALTGVPART; encoded by the coding sequence TTGACAGCCCCTGAAGCGGGGCGTGGCATAGGCAGCGGGGAAGAGACGACGACCTTCGGCTTCCCGAGGGACACCTTCCGCATCCTCCACGTCAGCACCGGCAATGTGTGCCGCTCGCCGATCACCGAGCGGCTGACCCGGCACTTCGTGTCGCAGCGGCTCGGGGTGCTGGGCGGCGGGCTGATCGTGGAGAGCGCCGGCACCTGGGGCCACGAGGGCGCGCCCATGGAGGCCAACGCGGAGACCGTGCTGGCCGAGTTCGGCGCGGACGCCTCCGGGTTCGTCGGCCGCGAGCTGCTCGACGAGCACGTCATCATGGCCGACCTCGTCCTCACCGCCACCCGCGACCACCGTGCCCAGGTCATCTCCATGGGCCACTCCGCGGGCCTGCGCACCTTCACCCTGAAGGAGTTCACCCGCCTGGTGAAGGCCATCGACCCGGCCACCCTGCCGCCGCTGGAGGACGGCGTGGTCATGCGCGCCCGCGCGCTGGTGCGCGCCGCCGCGGCCCTGCGCGGCTGGCTGCTGGCCCCGACGGCCGAGGCGGACGAGGTGTACGACCCCTACGGCGCACCCCTGACGTTCTTCCGCTCGGTGGGCGACGAGATACACCAGGCGCTGGACCCGGTGGTGACGGCGCTGACCGGAGTACCCGCGCGGACCTGA
- a CDS encoding MraY family glycosyltransferase — translation MREYLLTLCITAAVTYLLTGPVRKFAIVAGAMPEIRARDVHREPTPRLGGIAMFFGLCAGLLVADHLTNLNQVFEKSNEPRALLSGAALIWLIGVLDDKFEIDALIKLGGQMIAAGVMVVQGLTILWLPVPGVGTVALTQWQGTLLTVALVVITINAVNFVDGLDGLAAGMVCIASAAFFMYAYRIWYSYGIEAAAPATLFAAILMGMCLGFLPHNMHPARIFMGDSGSMLIGLVLAAGAISVTGQVDPDVMNLFSGSERNTVHQTVPVYIPLLLPLTIIAIPAADLILAIVRRTWRGQSPFAADRGHLHHRLLEIGHSHSRAVLIMYFWSALIAFGALAYSVNSASMWIVLGVVVLSAIGLVLLLLPRFTPRAPVWAERFVPPRYRRRKTVVAASQPPLADGPAEQEPRTPVAAGVSGVNGATAVGPRSRLSR, via the coding sequence GTGCGTGAATACCTGCTGACGCTCTGCATCACGGCCGCGGTGACGTACCTGCTGACAGGGCCGGTGCGGAAGTTCGCGATCGTGGCCGGAGCGATGCCGGAGATCCGGGCCCGGGACGTGCACCGGGAACCGACTCCGCGGCTCGGCGGTATCGCCATGTTCTTCGGACTGTGCGCCGGCCTGCTGGTCGCCGACCACCTGACCAATCTCAACCAGGTCTTCGAGAAGTCCAACGAACCCCGCGCGCTGCTCTCCGGTGCCGCCCTGATCTGGCTGATCGGCGTCCTGGACGACAAGTTCGAGATCGACGCCCTGATCAAGCTGGGCGGCCAGATGATCGCCGCGGGCGTGATGGTCGTGCAGGGTCTGACGATCCTGTGGCTGCCGGTGCCGGGCGTCGGCACGGTCGCGCTCACCCAGTGGCAGGGCACGCTCCTGACCGTCGCCCTGGTCGTCATCACCATCAACGCGGTCAACTTCGTCGACGGACTCGACGGCCTCGCGGCCGGCATGGTCTGCATCGCGTCCGCCGCGTTCTTCATGTACGCCTACCGCATCTGGTACTCGTACGGCATCGAGGCCGCCGCCCCCGCCACCCTGTTCGCGGCCATCCTGATGGGCATGTGCCTGGGCTTCCTGCCGCACAACATGCACCCCGCCCGGATCTTCATGGGCGACTCGGGCTCCATGCTGATCGGCCTGGTGCTGGCGGCCGGCGCGATCTCCGTCACCGGGCAGGTCGACCCCGACGTCATGAACCTGTTCTCCGGTTCCGAGCGCAACACCGTGCACCAGACGGTCCCCGTCTACATCCCGCTGCTGCTGCCGCTGACCATCATCGCCATCCCGGCCGCCGACCTGATCCTGGCGATCGTGCGCCGCACCTGGCGCGGCCAGTCGCCTTTCGCCGCGGACCGCGGGCACCTGCACCACCGGCTGCTGGAGATCGGCCACTCGCACAGCCGCGCGGTCCTGATCATGTACTTCTGGTCGGCGCTGATCGCCTTCGGCGCCCTGGCGTACTCCGTCAACAGTGCGTCCATGTGGATTGTGCTGGGCGTCGTGGTACTGAGCGCGATCGGTCTCGTCCTGCTGCTCCTGCCGCGCTTCACCCCGCGCGCCCCCGTCTGGGCCGAGCGCTTCGTGCCGCCGCGCTACCGGCGCCGCAAGACGGTCGTCGCCGCCTCACAGCCGCCGCTCGCCGACGGTCCGGCCGAGCAGGAGCCGCGCACGCCCGTGGCTGCCGGGGTCTCAGGGGTCAACGGCGCGACGGCCGTCGGCCCCCGATCGCGGCTGTCAAGGTAA
- the rpmE gene encoding 50S ribosomal protein L31 — protein MKRDIHPEYVETQVSCTCGASFTTRSTIASGTIRAEVCSECHPFYTGKQKILDTGGRVARFEARFGKAAAGSKK, from the coding sequence TTGAAGCGCGACATCCACCCCGAGTACGTCGAGACGCAGGTCAGCTGCACCTGCGGCGCGTCGTTCACCACCCGCAGCACCATCGCGTCCGGCACCATCCGGGCCGAAGTCTGCTCCGAGTGCCACCCGTTCTACACGGGCAAGCAGAAGATCCTCGACACCGGTGGCCGTGTGGCCCGCTTCGAGGCCCGCTTCGGCAAGGCTGCCGCCGGCTCCAAGAAGTAG
- a CDS encoding L-threonylcarbamoyladenylate synthase, producing MARRYDTNDATDRVTGLREAASAVRRGELVVLPTDTVYGIGADAFSKEAVGDLLEAKGRGRTMPTPVLIGSPNTLHGLVTDFSEQAWELVDAFWPGALTLVARHQPSLQWDLGDTRGTVAVRMPLHPVAIELLTEVGPMAVSSANLTGHPAPEDCDAAQAMLGDSVSVYLDGGPTPANVPSSIVDVTREVPVLLREGALSADELRKVVPDLEVAN from the coding sequence ATGGCACGGCGATACGACACCAACGACGCGACCGACCGCGTGACCGGTCTGCGTGAGGCCGCGTCCGCCGTCCGCCGTGGCGAACTGGTGGTCCTCCCGACCGACACGGTGTACGGCATCGGCGCCGACGCGTTCTCCAAGGAGGCCGTCGGCGACCTGCTGGAGGCCAAGGGCCGGGGCCGCACCATGCCCACCCCCGTCCTCATCGGCTCCCCGAACACCCTGCACGGCCTCGTCACGGACTTCTCCGAGCAGGCCTGGGAGCTGGTCGACGCGTTCTGGCCGGGCGCGCTCACGCTGGTCGCCAGGCACCAGCCGTCGCTCCAGTGGGACCTCGGCGACACCCGCGGCACGGTCGCCGTGCGGATGCCGCTGCACCCGGTCGCCATCGAGCTGCTGACCGAGGTCGGCCCCATGGCGGTCTCCTCCGCCAACCTCACCGGGCACCCGGCGCCGGAGGACTGCGACGCGGCCCAGGCGATGCTCGGCGACTCCGTCTCCGTCTACCTCGACGGCGGCCCCACCCCCGCCAACGTGCCGTCCTCCATCGTCGACGTCACCCGCGAGGTACCGGTGCTGCTGCGCGAGGGCGCGCTGTCGGCGGACGAGCTGCGGAAGGTCGTACCCGACCTCGAGGTGGCGAATTGA
- the glyA gene encoding serine hydroxymethyltransferase, with product MTVIPAPQTDVLRAQDPELAEVLLGELDRQSTTLQLIAAENFSSPAVLAALGSPLANKYAEGYPGTRYHGGCEFADVAERIAVDRAKALFGAEHANVQAHSGSSAVLAAYAALLRPGDTVLALGLPYGGHLTHGSPANFSGRWFDFVGYGVDGETGLVDYEQVRALARSHRPKAIVCGSIAYPRHLDYALFREIADEVGAYLIADAAHPMGLVAGGAAPNPVPYADIVCATTHKVLRGPRGGMILCGGDLAERVDRAVFPFTQGGAQMHTIAAKAVAFGEAATPAFTAYTHQVVVNARVLAHALAGQGLVITTGGTDTHLITADPAPLGVDGRTARGLLAAAGVNLDCCALPHGDVRGLRLGTAAVTTQGMREAEMDRIAALMGTALRTPARAAAVREEVRELTGGFPPYPR from the coding sequence ATGACGGTCATCCCTGCCCCACAGACCGACGTCCTGCGCGCACAGGACCCCGAGCTGGCCGAGGTGCTGCTCGGGGAGCTGGACCGGCAGTCGACGACGCTCCAGCTGATCGCCGCGGAGAACTTCTCCTCGCCCGCCGTGCTGGCGGCGCTCGGCTCGCCGCTGGCCAACAAGTACGCGGAAGGGTATCCGGGCACCCGGTACCACGGGGGCTGCGAGTTCGCCGACGTGGCCGAGCGGATCGCCGTCGACCGGGCGAAGGCGCTGTTCGGCGCCGAGCACGCCAATGTGCAGGCCCACTCCGGGTCCTCCGCCGTGCTCGCCGCGTACGCCGCGCTGCTGCGCCCCGGCGACACCGTGCTCGCCCTCGGACTGCCGTACGGCGGACACCTCACGCACGGTTCGCCCGCCAACTTCTCCGGCCGCTGGTTCGACTTCGTCGGCTACGGCGTCGACGGCGAGACGGGGCTCGTCGACTACGAGCAGGTGCGCGCCCTGGCCCGCTCCCACCGGCCCAAGGCGATCGTGTGCGGGTCCATCGCCTATCCCCGGCACCTCGACTACGCCCTCTTCCGTGAGATCGCCGACGAGGTCGGGGCGTATCTCATCGCCGACGCCGCGCACCCCATGGGCCTGGTCGCCGGGGGAGCGGCGCCGAATCCGGTGCCGTACGCCGACATCGTGTGCGCCACCACCCACAAGGTGCTGCGCGGCCCGCGCGGCGGGATGATCCTGTGCGGCGGCGACCTGGCCGAGCGCGTCGACCGGGCGGTCTTCCCGTTCACCCAGGGCGGCGCCCAGATGCACACCATCGCCGCGAAGGCGGTCGCGTTCGGCGAGGCGGCGACACCGGCGTTCACCGCGTACACCCATCAGGTGGTCGTCAACGCGAGGGTTCTCGCCCACGCGCTGGCCGGCCAGGGCCTGGTGATCACCACCGGCGGCACGGACACCCACCTGATCACCGCCGACCCCGCCCCGCTCGGCGTGGACGGCCGCACCGCCCGCGGCCTGCTCGCCGCGGCGGGGGTGAACCTGGACTGCTGCGCCCTGCCGCACGGCGACGTCCGCGGCCTGCGCCTGGGCACGGCCGCCGTCACCACCCAGGGCATGCGCGAGGCGGAGATGGACCGGATCGCCGCCCTGATGGGCACCGCGCTGCGCACGCCCGCGCGGGCCGCGGCGGTGCGTGAGGAAGTGCGGGAGCTGACGGGCGGATTTCCGCCGTATCCGCGCTGA
- the prmC gene encoding peptide chain release factor N(5)-glutamine methyltransferase, with translation MNLLLAEVAQATQRLADAGVPSPRTDAEELAAFVHGVKRGELHSVKDADFDARYWEVVARREQREPLQHITGRAFFRYLELQVGPGVFVPRPETESVVGWAIDAVRAMDVVEPCIVDLCTGSGAIALALAQEVPRSRVHAVELSEDALVWTRKNMEGSRVDLRQGDALTAFPDLDGQVDLVISNPPYIPLTEWEYVAPEARDYDPEMALFSGEDGLDLIRGLERTAHRLLRPGGVVVIEHADTQGGQVPWIFTEERGWADAADHPDLNNRPRFATARKALP, from the coding sequence GTGAACCTGCTGCTCGCGGAGGTGGCCCAGGCCACCCAGCGGCTGGCCGACGCCGGCGTGCCCTCGCCGCGCACCGACGCGGAGGAGCTCGCCGCGTTCGTGCACGGCGTGAAGCGGGGCGAGTTGCACTCCGTGAAGGACGCCGACTTCGACGCCCGCTACTGGGAGGTCGTCGCGCGCCGGGAACAGCGCGAGCCGCTCCAGCACATCACCGGCCGCGCCTTCTTCCGCTACCTGGAACTCCAGGTCGGCCCCGGCGTGTTCGTGCCGCGGCCCGAGACGGAGTCGGTCGTCGGCTGGGCCATAGACGCCGTGCGCGCCATGGACGTCGTCGAGCCGTGCATCGTCGACCTGTGCACCGGCTCCGGCGCCATCGCGCTCGCCCTCGCCCAGGAGGTGCCGCGCTCGCGGGTGCACGCCGTGGAGCTGAGCGAGGACGCGCTGGTGTGGACCCGCAAGAACATGGAGGGCTCCCGCGTCGACCTGCGCCAGGGCGACGCGCTCACCGCCTTCCCCGACCTCGACGGACAGGTCGACCTGGTCATCTCCAACCCGCCGTACATCCCGCTCACCGAGTGGGAGTACGTCGCCCCGGAGGCGCGGGACTACGACCCCGAGATGGCCCTGTTCTCCGGCGAGGACGGCCTCGACCTGATCCGCGGCCTGGAACGCACCGCGCACCGGCTGCTGCGCCCCGGCGGCGTCGTGGTGATCGAGCACGCCGACACCCAGGGCGGCCAGGTGCCGTGGATCTTCACCGAGGAACGAGGGTGGGCCGACGCGGCCGACCACCCCGACCTCAACAACCGCCCCCGCTTCGCCACCGCCCGCAAGGCACTGCCGTGA